The following is a genomic window from Helicobacter sp. NHP19-003.
CAAGCCAACACTGTGCAACAAAACATCCTCCGCCTTTTAACATAGGGCCTTCGGGCTTTAGGTGAGCCACAAGGCGATTTCATCCGCTAGGAAGAAATCGCATGCGACCAGTCGCTGGTTGCTAACTTTGCATTTTTTCTCTTCTACAAGGGTTTGGACTTTTTTGGAGTCTAGCCCTTCTAACCCCACTCCCAAATCGCAGCGTAACCCTAAAAATAACCGCTCGAGCTCTAAATCCTCATCGCTTAAATGCTCTATGCGCCGTTTGAGGGGGTCTTTAATGTAATTTGCCACATTTTTTTGTTTGTAAAATCTCTCTTTACCCACACGCCCCACAGCCCCAGCCCCACAGCCCAAATATTCACCCCCGCCCAATAGCCTAAATTGTGTTGCACTCGATAGGGTTTGGCGTAATTAGACACTTCATAGGGCATAAAGCCCAAATCCTTTAAGGTGTTTTGCAAGAAAGTGTCGGCATTTAAAAGTGCGTTGGGGTCTGTGTCTTTGGCTAAACGGGTGTTATCTTCAAGGGTTAGGCTATAGACAGAGAGGTGATCGATGGGAAGATTGCTTGCGTGTTGGCATTCTAATTGAAGACGCTCTGGAGTGTCTAGGGGGGTGTTGTACATTAAATCGATGCTTAAGTGTGCAAATCCGCTTTTATACGCAATCTCAAGGGCTTTAAAAATGTCTTGCTTGCCATGTTCTCTTTGCAAGAATTTTAATTTATCGGCAAAAAAGCTTTGCACACCCAAAGAGAGGCGGTTAGCCCCAAGTGCCCTTAGAGTCTTGCACCATCCTTTAGTGATGAGATCGGGGTTGGCTTCTAAAGTGATTTCTATCTTTGGAGTGTGATTTGCGTGGATGGCAATGGTGCTACAAATGCGCTCGTAGTGCTTGGTTTCCAGTGTGTTTGGCGTGCCACCGCCGATAAAAATGGAGCTCAAGACCGAGGTGTTTTTAAGGCTGTCTTTGAGGTCTACAATCAAGGCTTCCACATAGGCATCTTTTAAAGAGTCTAATCCACTAAAGGAATTGAAAGCGCAATACCCACATTTGCTTGTACAAAAAGGCACATGGATATAAAGACTAGGGGCTCTTTGGGGCGTGGATTTAAGCATGGCTTAATCCTTTAAATAATATCATCTTAGCATACTTTTTGATAAATTTAAAGGAGCTTGTTTTGAAGAAGGTTTTATTCTTGGGTACCGTGTTGGGTCTTGGGCTTTTAGGAGCGGCAGAACCTGCTGAATTGATAAAAAAATGTGCCGGTTGCCACGGACCTACTATGAACCACAAGGCTTTTGGCAAAGGACATGTTGTGAATACACTTGACAGCGCGACCATTAAAGAAGACTTGAAGGGCTATAAGGCGGGTACACTTAACCGCTATGGGGCAGGTGGCGTGATGCATGGACAGGCAAAATCTTTGAGTGATGCGGATATCGAGGCTCTAGCAAAGTTCATCCCCACTCTTAAAAAATAACTTTTAACGCTGACAGGGGAGATGGGGTTTTCTTTCAGTTTTGTGTGTGTTATAATGTCGCCTAGTTTTTGGCTTTAAGTGCCAAAGTAAAGGACAACTATGGACACCAAAAAAAGTTACCGCCCAAATGTGGCCGCTGTTGTGCTTTCTTCCCACTATCCTAGGGATTGTGAATTTTTTCTCGCACAACGGATAGACATTCAAGGGGCTTGGCAGTTCCCCCAAGGGGGGATCGATCAAGGCGAAACCCCCTTAAAAGCTTTGTATCGTGAACTTTTAGAGGAGATCGGTACGGATGCAATCGAGGTGATCGCCGAATATCCCAAGTGGATCACTTACGACTTCCCTCCCACGATGCCTAAAAAACTCTACCCTTTCGATGGACAAAAGCAGAAGTATTTTTTGGTGCGGCTCAAAAACAATTCTTTGATCAATATCCAAACCCTTTCGCCCGAGTTCAACCGCTATTGTTTTGTCAAAACCCATGATCTTTTCCACCGAGTTGTACACTTCAAGCGCCAGGTTTACCGCCAAGTGATCGGCTATTTCCGCAAAGAAGGGTATTTATAAAATGTTGGTGGTGCAGAAGTTTGGGGGGACGAGCGTGGGTAGTTGTGCGCGCATTGAGGCGGTCGCCAAGTGCGTGATTGAAAGCAAAAAACTCTATGAGGATTTGGTGGTCGTGGTTTCGGCGATGGGCGACACCACGGACGATTTTTTAAACCTTGCCCACTATTTTGGCGCACGCTCTAACCAAAGAGAATTGGACCGCTTGCTAAGCAGTGGGGAGCAAATCTCTAGTGCCTTGCTTGCCATTGCTCTAGAGTCTATGGGGCAAAAAGCGTGTTCGCTCAGTGGACGGGAAGCGGGGATTTTAACCGATGCCCACTACACCAAAGCCCAAATCTTAGACATCAACACGGCCAAAATTCGCGAACTCTTGGCGCAAAACTTTATCGTGGTGGTGGCGGGCTTTCAAGGCATTAGCCAGAGTGGGGAGATCACCACTCTGGGGCGGGGAGGCAGCGACTTAAGCGCAGTGGCTCTAGCCGGAGCTTTGCACGCGGGGCTGTGCGAAATTTACACCGATGTGGATGGCATTTACACGACAGATCCACGCATTGTGCCAAACGCCCGTAAAATCGATGAGATCAGCTATGAAGAAATGTTGGAGTTGGCTTCAATGGGAGCGAAAGTGTTGTTTAACCGCTCTGTAGAGCTGGCTAAAAAATACAACATCCCCCTTGTTACACGCAATTCTTTCAACAATGTAGAGGGGACACGCATCACTTCAGAGGAGCAAATTTTGGAAAAACCCATCGTGAGTGGCATTGCCCTAGACACCGACCAAGCCCGCGTGAGCATTATAGACGCTTGCGATTGTCCGGGCATTGCGGGCAAGATTTTCGGGATTTTGGCTGGGGCAAACATCAATGTTGATTTGATCGTACAGACCGTGGGGCGTAATGGCAAAGCCGAAATCAACTTCACTGTGCCCAAAGGCGATTTAGACACTTGTTTACAAGTGTTGAAAAACATACAAAACATCGGTTCGATCGAGCACGACGACAAGATCGCTAAAGTGTCGATCGTGGGCGTGGGGATGCGCTCACACTCGGGGATCGCCAGCAGTGTTTTCAACGCCCTAGCCAAAGAAAACATCAACATCATGATGATCGGCACGAGCGAGATTAAAATCTCTGTAGTGGTGGACATTAGCGTGGCCGAACTTGCGCTCAAGACCCTACACACGACCTTTAAACTCGACCTTTAATGCGCCTTAAAGAGTGGCTTGCCGCATTGCAAAAGGAGGGGTTTTTATGTCTTGAGCCACCCCGAGATTGCGCCCCTTTGCTGCGCGCTACGGAACATATTTTAAAGGGAGGCTGTGTCCTCATCGCCACAGACAACCAAAGGGCGTGGCTTAAAACCTATGCTCTGACGCATTTAAACGCCCACCCCATGCACCCCCTCATACCTGTCTTTGACCCCTTGCAAAGCTTCCAAACTTATTTACGGCAAAGCCCAGACATCTCTTTGGTACGCAACACTTTAGATTTGGTTTACCAAAACTACATCTTTTGGTATGTAGGGGCGGATAACTCCCAAATGGCACGGCTTGCCCTAAGCGTGGGGAAAAGTTTATGGTGGCTTTTAGACAACCCTAAAGAGGGGGCGATTTGCTTTGAATCCCTTGACCCCTTGCTCGATCACAAACTCTTGCAGCTGTATCGGGTGTTTGTGCGCATGGTGCTTGAAAGTTTGCTAGGACAAGTGAACCTAAATGACTAGCCAAATCGTCTATACAAACTCCCCCCACGATGAAGCCCAAAGTTACAAAGCGCAATTAGAGGCGCATTTTAAAGCCCAAAACACCCCCTTTTTGCTCGAGCTTGTGTGCCAAGATGAACTCAAAATTGAACACGCCCACGAGATCAAACGCCGCTGTGTGCTCAGTTTCTCAGGGCAAAAGGTGTTTGTCATCGCCGCCCTTAGCCTAAACATTTTCGCCCAAAATGCCTTGCTTAAAATCCTAGAAGAACCCCCCAAAAACACTCTATTTATCCTCATCACCAAGCACCCAAGTGCTCTACTTGCCACGATCTGCTCAAGACTGCCCCACACCGACAAGCGCACCAAAACTACGCCCCCACCCTTTGGGCTCGATTTAAAAACTTGCGATTTATGCGCTCTGCATCAATACTTGCAAAACGCGGACAAACAATTCAACCAAGAAGAGGTGAAAATCCAAATCACCGCCCTTTTAGAGGCGACCAAGCAAGCGGGCATCCGCCTAGGCCCCACACAGTTAGCGCAATTTGACAACGCCATTCACGCCAACGCCCTTTACTTGCGCCCCAGCTACAACCTTTTACCCCTGCTTTTAAGCGTGTTGCAAGTGAGGGGCTAGTGTTTTTGCAAAGACTCCACCCCGCCAGCTTTTCTTGTGCCCTAAAAGATTTGGGTGTACACCCCACAGGGCAAGCCATCATGGCCAACAAAGCCAAACTTTTGAGTTTTAAAATCACCGACTTGCCCCTAAGCGCCACTTTGATTTTAAAACAAGAGGCGTTGCGTGCGGGCGCGGAGCTGGCCACGCCCAAAGATTGCATTTTGGCACAAGAAAAAACTTATGATTGTTTGCTTGTCGGCACTTTAGACCAGCTCCAGCACTTAGTCCAAAAATGCGCTAAACAAGACTTTGGGCTTAAAAAACTCGCCAAAGAGTTAGAAACCCACTTCACCCCTCCCCAAGTTACCCCCGCCTTAATGGGGATTGTCAATGTAACTCCAGACAGCTTTTATCCCAACAGCCGCCACAGCGCAAAAACCGCCCTAGAACAAATCTACAAATTCTTGGAGCAGAAAATCGCCTACATAGACATTGGGGCAGCTAGCTCTAGACCGCATAGTCTTTACACAGACGCAGACACAGAGATTGCCCGCTTAGAAGAATTGTGTGCCGAAATTAAGAATCAAAACCTCTACAAACACGCCAAGTTCAGCATAGACACCTACAACCCAAAGACCGCCGCCTTTGCCCTAGAACATGGTTTTTGCGTACTCAACGATGTCAATGGCTTGAGGGATTTGGAGATGTTTTCTGTGGCCAAAGAGTTTGGGGCGCAAGTGGTTTTAATGCACTCTTTGGGTGTGCCTTTAAAAGCACACCAACAGCTCACAGCTAAAAACTTATGGATGGAAATGGAAGCGTTTTTTGCCGCCAAAATCACCACCCTAAAAGAGCATGGCATCAAAGACATCATTTTAGACATCGGGTTTGGCTTTTCTAAACAAATGCCCGAAAATTTAGCCCTCATCAAGCACTTGGCACATTTTCTACACTTTGGCTACCCTCTACTTGTGGGCTGTAGCCGTAAAAAGAGTGTGGGGGAAGTGTGCACTAGAGAGGTGGAGGATCGCCTAGCCGGTACGCTCGCCTTGCATTTAAAGGCTCTAGAAAATGGGGCAAGTATCTTAAGAGTACACGACACTCAAGAACATTTAGACATTTTGGCGATTCACAATGCCTTTTTGCAAACTCCCTGAATTACCATCCGCTACAAAACTCCCTAAAATCGCCTCGCGTGGTTAAAACTAGTGGCCTATTGTCTTAATTTTGTTACAATACAACCTTTGACTTTAAAGATACAAGGGTTTCAATGGCACAAGCGGATAAAAGGTTAAATCTCTTTGACATCCGTTGGATGTGGTCGCTCTTTGGTACGGCTGTTGGGGCAGGGATTTTATTTTTACCGA
Proteins encoded in this region:
- a CDS encoding HobA family DNA replication regulator → MLRATEHILKGGCVLIATDNQRAWLKTYALTHLNAHPMHPLIPVFDPLQSFQTYLRQSPDISLVRNTLDLVYQNYIFWYVGADNSQMARLALSVGKSLWWLLDNPKEGAICFESLDPLLDHKLLQLYRVFVRMVLESLLGQVNLND
- the folP gene encoding dihydropteroate synthase, coding for MFLQRLHPASFSCALKDLGVHPTGQAIMANKAKLLSFKITDLPLSATLILKQEALRAGAELATPKDCILAQEKTYDCLLVGTLDQLQHLVQKCAKQDFGLKKLAKELETHFTPPQVTPALMGIVNVTPDSFYPNSRHSAKTALEQIYKFLEQKIAYIDIGAASSRPHSLYTDADTEIARLEELCAEIKNQNLYKHAKFSIDTYNPKTAAFALEHGFCVLNDVNGLRDLEMFSVAKEFGAQVVLMHSLGVPLKAHQQLTAKNLWMEMEAFFAAKITTLKEHGIKDIILDIGFGFSKQMPENLALIKHLAHFLHFGYPLLVGCSRKKSVGEVCTREVEDRLAGTLALHLKALENGASILRVHDTQEHLDILAIHNAFLQTP
- a CDS encoding c-type cytochrome translates to MNHKAFGKGHVVNTLDSATIKEDLKGYKAGTLNRYGAGGVMHGQAKSLSDADIEALAKFIPTLKK
- the hemW gene encoding radical SAM family heme chaperone HemW yields the protein MLKSTPQRAPSLYIHVPFCTSKCGYCAFNSFSGLDSLKDAYVEALIVDLKDSLKNTSVLSSIFIGGGTPNTLETKHYERICSTIAIHANHTPKIEITLEANPDLITKGWCKTLRALGANRLSLGVQSFFADKLKFLQREHGKQDIFKALEIAYKSGFAHLSIDLMYNTPLDTPERLQLECQHASNLPIDHLSVYSLTLEDNTRLAKDTDPNALLNADTFLQNTLKDLGFMPYEVSNYAKPYRVQHNLGYWAGVNIWAVGLGLWGVWVKRDFTNKKMWQITLKTPSNGA
- a CDS encoding RNA pyrophosphohydrolase, producing MDTKKSYRPNVAAVVLSSHYPRDCEFFLAQRIDIQGAWQFPQGGIDQGETPLKALYRELLEEIGTDAIEVIAEYPKWITYDFPPTMPKKLYPFDGQKQKYFLVRLKNNSLINIQTLSPEFNRYCFVKTHDLFHRVVHFKRQVYRQVIGYFRKEGYL
- a CDS encoding DNA polymerase III subunit delta', with protein sequence MTSQIVYTNSPHDEAQSYKAQLEAHFKAQNTPFLLELVCQDELKIEHAHEIKRRCVLSFSGQKVFVIAALSLNIFAQNALLKILEEPPKNTLFILITKHPSALLATICSRLPHTDKRTKTTPPPFGLDLKTCDLCALHQYLQNADKQFNQEEVKIQITALLEATKQAGIRLGPTQLAQFDNAIHANALYLRPSYNLLPLLLSVLQVRG
- a CDS encoding aspartate kinase, which gives rise to MLVVQKFGGTSVGSCARIEAVAKCVIESKKLYEDLVVVVSAMGDTTDDFLNLAHYFGARSNQRELDRLLSSGEQISSALLAIALESMGQKACSLSGREAGILTDAHYTKAQILDINTAKIRELLAQNFIVVVAGFQGISQSGEITTLGRGGSDLSAVALAGALHAGLCEIYTDVDGIYTTDPRIVPNARKIDEISYEEMLELASMGAKVLFNRSVELAKKYNIPLVTRNSFNNVEGTRITSEEQILEKPIVSGIALDTDQARVSIIDACDCPGIAGKIFGILAGANINVDLIVQTVGRNGKAEINFTVPKGDLDTCLQVLKNIQNIGSIEHDDKIAKVSIVGVGMRSHSGIASSVFNALAKENINIMMIGTSEIKISVVVDISVAELALKTLHTTFKLDL